From the genome of Pseudophryne corroboree isolate aPseCor3 chromosome 9, aPseCor3.hap2, whole genome shotgun sequence:
gagcagagcccgcactccatacacagagcactgagctcacactccatacacagagcactgagctcacactccatacacagagcactgagcccacactccatacacagagcactgagctcatactccatacactgagcccacactccatacacagagcactgagcccacactccatacacagagcactgagctcatactccatacactgagcccacactccatacacagagcactgagctcacactccatacactgagcactgagccaacattccatacacagagcactgagcccacactccatacactgagcagagcccgcactccatacacagagcactgagctcacactccatacacagagcactgagctcacactccatacacagagcactgagcccacactccatacacagagcactgagctcatactcaatacactgagcccacactccatacacagagcactgagctcacactccatacactgagcccacattccatacagagcactgagctcacactccatacacagagcactgagcccacactccatacacagagctcatactccatacattgagctcacactccatacactgagcccacactccatacacagagcactgagctgacactccatacactgagcccacactccatacgcagagcactgagctcacactccactgggcccacactccatacgcagagcactgagctcacactccatacactgagcccacactccatacgatACACAGAGCACTGAACTCACAGTCCATAAGattcagagcactgagctcacactccatacgaagagcactgagcccacactccatatgaTGCACAGAGCCcatactccatacacagagcactgagaccacactccatacacagagcactgaggtcATACTCCgtacactgagctcacactccatatgaTACACAGattactgagctcacactccatacactgagcactgagcccacactccatacacagagcactgagctcatactccatacactcagcccacactccatacacagagcactgagctcatactccatacactcagcccacactccatacacagagcactgagctcatactccatacactcagcccacactccatacacagagcactgagctcacactccatacactgagcccacactccatacactgagcagagcccgcactccatacacagagcactgagctcacactccatacacagagcactgagcccacactccatacacagagcactgagcccacactccatacacagagcactgagctcacactccatacacagagcactgagctcacactccatacacagagcactgagctcacactccatacacagagcactgagctcacactccatacacagagcactgagctcacacactccatacacagagcactgagttcacactccatacactgagcccacactccatacacagagcactgagtctgagctcacactccatacacaaagCACTGTCTGAGCAGAAAGAAAATAGTCCCGACGGCCTGTTGCTTAGCGACAGCTGAGCAGGCGGATGGCTACACGTAGGAAGAGCGCTGTAAACTGCTGCACGGCCCCGGTCTCCCTCCGCGGGCTCTATATGCTACAGGGACACCAAGATGGAAATCCAGGGGCCGGCGGGGCAGCGGCAGCAAGATGGCGGCCCCGGGCTCCCCGCTCAGCGTGAGGAGGGCTCAGAGGACGAGGACAGGGCCGTGGCCGGAACAGGCGGCGGCGGGGGGAACGTGTACCCCATCTACATGGTGGtcaacctgggggcctccaccgacAGCCCCGCGGCCGCCTCCGATAGCACGGAGCTCCCCCGGCCCAGCGCCGCCCCCGACCTGGGCTACCTGACGGTACGGCTGGAGAACGGCGTGCTGACCCTGGGGACCAGGGAGGCCCCGGAGAGCGGTGAGATCGCGGAGAGCAGGCCGCATCCCCGGCCTGGGAGTCACAGCGCCCCGGCCACCCCGCAGCAGGCCTGGGCCTCCGACCTGTCCCCGCAGGGGGACCCCAGCAGCATCAGCACCGCCCAGCACAGCTTCTCCGAGGGCCTGGACGACGTGGACATGGTGCTGAGGGACCCCGAGGACGAGCACGTGACCAGCTTCCTGGTGGGGGACATTGGGGAGCTGCAGGTCAACCTGGGGGAGGCCCTGGACCTGGCCCGCAAAGGGGTGCTGCTGGTCTTCCGCTGCCCTGAGCCCGGCTGTGCCAAGGCCTTCGACCGCAAGCAGCAGCTCAAGGTCCACCTGCTAAGCCACACCGAGGACCAGCGCCCCTTCAAGTGCCACCTGGACGACTGCGGCTGGTCCTTCACCACCCTCTACAAGCTGAAGCGCCACTTGCAGTCCCACGACAAGCAGCGGCCTTTCCCCTGCGAGACCCCGGGCTGCGGCAAGAGCTTCACCACCGTCTACAACCTCAAGGCCCACCTGAAAGCCCACGAGATGGAGAACCAGTTCCGCTGCGAAGCCTGCGGCGATTCCTTCCCCACCGCAACCAAGCTCGGCGCCCACCGGCGGGCCCACTTCGAGCCGGAGAGGCCCTACAAGTGCGAGTTCCATGGTACGTTCCGTTGGTGGCTTTGGTCGTGAGGCCTGTAGGATTGACGTCGAGGAAGGCTCTTTATGGTCTACCAATTGTTGGCTCTGGAAAATAAAAATGATTCCTTATAAAATGACTTGAAATGTCAGTGCAATGTGCGGACGTCATCGGGGGTGTACGCTTTGGGTTCATGCAAGTACTCCTGAGCGCGGATTTGGGTATGCGTGTCTACACTGGAATCCATCCTTATTCTACATGTATGCTCTATACCACAGGTGGCTGATCACATCTTGGCCCCCAGTATCCCAGAGACTTATTAAATATTCTGGGTGTGCAAACAACGTGCAGATATGTCTCCTTTATGGTGTCTACAGAAGCATACTAATAAAACCTAtacactctaatacccctttcctaTGACCTGAAAATCCTGGGTGTTTACCAACCCGGGATTTTAGTCAGTGGAAACTGATCTTTCCGGGTCTAGTCTCCTGGGTATCCTTCCCGGGTACCTAGCAAAGTTTTTACCGGGAAAGACCTGGGTGAGCTGCAGTGGAAACGGGTTACCCAGGTCGTAACCTGTTTACGGTCTGGCGATTGGCTCAAGAACCCATCACCTATGGCGGCTATCGCCGGGGAGGAAGAGCTTACAGCCTACCCGTATGGTCCAGACTGTTCCGGATTTTACCCCAATCCCCCCTTACCATGCGGGAGGCTGTAAAGTCTTCCTGATTGTCTCCAGTGTGGCACCATTGTCCTGAACGCACCCTGTCCGTCAGTGGTCATCCACCAGACGGCCGGTGCGCTGTTTTCCAAGAGGTTTGTGGCGCAAGGAAACGACAACATCTCCAAGCGCTGGAACTGCACCCGGGTTCAATGTGAACGGCGTCGACCCAGGTGTATCCCAGGTCGGCGCCGCAGTGGAAACGGGATAAATCCCgagtctgacctggcttggaactgTGTTCCAATTGCAGGTCAGACCTGGGATTTTGGTAGCAATGGGGAATGATTCTAAAGTGTGTGCATCTGAGAGGGTGAATTTCGTCATCATCTGGTCGTACCTGGACGTTCTCTGACATCACTGGCGACTTCTGTGTTATAATGCATAATTAAACATTACATACAAGTTTTATAGAAGCCCTGCTATGTACTATAGCCAAAGCCTATGTGCAAATTCTGTCTTTTGCATAACTGTGATCAGATGACAGCGAGCTGAAGCTtgcataccccacacacacacacacacacacacacacacaccttctgttGATGCATCATCTTTCCTTTAGGTTTACAGACACTTTTTAATCTGCCAGAATTCCAAGATCTCAATTTCTGACAAAACACAACCACTATAATAAAATGGCGCAATGTGTGGGGCTTTCATAAAGCCGCAGTTTGGCCTAAAGGACCGGTAAACTTGTCCATTCTCAAACGCACCCCCTCCCGTGGGAATAATAATACTGCTGCTGATACCCAGATGTCGCCCATTGTGCGTGACGTCACGAAGAAGATGCAGTAAAAAAATGAAAccctaaagcagaggttcccaaacgtggtcctaaaGGCACCctgatggtccaggttttaagtaggtccatgcttggccacaggtgacttaattagcacctcaataaatttgatttaactatctgtgctgagccatcgATATACCTCAGATCCTTGaagactgtgtttgagaacctcttgTCTAAAGAAACATGGTGGGGTCCACTTTTTGGCTGGACAACATCTGATCTGTTTTATGCTAGAATGGGGAAGGGGGAGACCGTGATCACCGCAGGACTCCTAACAAATTTCTGACTTGTTTCAAATATTTAGTGCTGGCTTGGCTAACCAGTGGCTCTTCAGCTGttctgaaactacaaatcccagcatgctttaccagctgatcggtGGGAGTGCATGTTGGGAgagcaacagctggagagccacagtttggccAGGTCTGATGAAGAGCTTTTCTCCTAAAGGACTCATGACAGCCGTAATAGCTGGGTGTTCTCTGTCCTGCCTTGGAATAAGTGCATGTACTGCTGTCTATCCAGAGAAAGGGGCCCCCATTAGCTATCTGGTCCGATGCATAACTGAGAGGCGCCAGCATATTGATAGAGGAGAAATGATAAAGGTTTGCTGCTCCCTTTTGTACGAAAGTGTCAATTATTACCGTCATTTTCATTTTACTTGGGTCAAGGTGGCTCTCGGTGCTTTGTGACCATGAAGGTGTAGCTATATGGTTATCCGAGAAAATGACTTAATAGGAGCCAGGTAACTGGGGATGATTGCCAGCGTCGGGATCTTGGGAGTCATTTTTCTCTAAGGCAGTGACTTCCTTTAGACTTGCAAAACTGTGACCCACGCATTTGCTGCGCACAGATCCTGTATGCATAAGCTGGCAAATCTGTTCTACTGTGCAATGATTTCTTTGAAACAAACCTCCGCTCTAAATGGCCTTGTGACTTATGAATGTTTTTGTTTCCTGTAGGTTGCGACAAGACTTTTATTACAGTGACTGCGCTGTTCTCGCATCACAGAGCACACGTACGGGAACAAGAACTATTCACCTGCTCTTTCCCTGGCTGCAACAAGCAATACGATAAGGCCTGCAGGCTGAAAATACACCTCCGCAGCCACACAGGTCTGTCTCTCCGCAGCCAGAGTTCATTGGCTCATTCGATAAGAGCACAAACTAGGAGTTATTGATCCCAAAGTTAGGTTTCATTGTTGAAACAGTGGGTGCTTTTTTGGGTTCACAGTTCTGTGCACCAAACAgtctggggaaaaaaaaaacctatCCCCACTTCTgtagtacacttataccccttttacactcgcagaaaaatcccgggatattgcacgtgaacgcgcatcatcccgggattcttctcagtgtaaatgggtacagggacaatttcccgggacgagcatcccaggATTTCATCccaggatttcatcccaggtcaaaagcagggttgaacccgggaccgtcccgggaagctgccagtgtaaacgggtataccgggtcaaggcgacccggcacccgttctcttcataggaggaggcggtgcttggagaagattatctccaagcaccgcctctgggagactcggcggtgacgtcaccgacccggcaatatgccgggtcagcccgctaatgtgaaagggtcattcccgggaatgtgtcccggcaaatataccgggacacattcccgggaatgaactttcctgcgagtgtaaaagtggtataacctTACACGTAACCTGCTGTACCTTACCAGGAATAGATTTCATCAGCCCAAACCCACTCGCCCCACTGTGTTTTTATTAAAGCTGCACATTAACAAAAATAAAATACAGCGCATAGGACACTGTTATTTTATCGTGAACTAATCTTTTGTAGGAAGAAACTTTATGGATGGCTTGTAGTCTCCTAGGTAACATGCTTTTGTAAGTTTTACAGACTGGTggatcagtgcacatggttttatctgCGTTATTGCAGCAGAACTAACTGACGTGCTGTGTTTTATAACTTGAGCTTTTTGTTCTGTGTCTGAAATATGCTGACTTTGCTCTGGATAGTCCTACAGATAAACTGAGTAAAGAGAGATATATTTTAATGTCATCCATTTGTGTGTGTCTTAGGGGAAAGGCCTTTTATTTGTGACTTTGAGAGCTGTGGTTCATCCTTCACGAGCATGTCCAAGCTGTTAAGGCATAAAAGGTATTTATCGCCTATTTATTTGTTTCTTTGCCCAAGATAATAATGGTATGGATTACTGCTACACGTGGCATACATTCTTAGCTGTTGTCAGGTATTGATGGACTCTAATGGGAATCGTACACCTCCAGTTTCTTTTAGTTTATGCACACTAGAGGTGGCTATTCTATGGGCTGAACCAATAGTCATGAGAAAGAGGCCAATGAATTTGCTAGAAGCTAGTAATCTGAGGCATGAGGTGCAtagtgtctcagtgatgtcacttcttCCTGATGATTTAAGAAGCCACAAAAATTGGCTCAAATCGTGGCAAATAGATGCAAGATTGTGTAAATGTAACCTGTTTGTGAGTAACACTTTGCTGCGTTTATAAGGCAAGGTGGTAATCTGGCATCGGATGGTGATACTATATCTCCTCCCATTTATACCCTGATCATCCTGATGTATATATTGCATAGGTGTGAGACTTATAACTGAATGTTGGGAATGCAGGAGACTGGAATAGCTGAGCTGGCATCTCCTGTATTGTACTCGGTAATGACACAGATGAACCAAGTCTAACCCTCTTGCCAgctaatgggggttattccgagttgatcgctcgctgccgttgtttcgcagcatagcgatcagtctaaaaatcggctgttctgcgcatgcgtatgggccgcagggcgcacgcgccaaataATTTCACACACAACGAAGcagttttacacaggggcgagcaacgcttttcagtcgctctgcagatcggtgagtgattgacaggaagtgggtggtaagtgaccgttttccgggagtgtgctaaaaaacgcaggcgtgtcaggctaaaacggaggagtggctggccgaacgcagggcgtttgtgacgtcaaaacaggaactaaacagtctgcagtgatcgcaatctatgagtaggtctggagctactcaaactgcaggaaaagattttcgagcagttctgctaatctttcgttcgcacttctgctaagataaactcccagagggcggcggcttagcgtgtgcactgctggtaaaagcagctagcgagcgaacaactcggaatgagggccaataattgtACTCCCTCCCGACACACTGGTGACCTGCCCACCTAGCCCCATTTCCATGTAATAGTTAGTAATGCTGCCTAGGCCACCCGGGAAATAGTTTTGTTACTACACCGCAGTTTTAAAAATTTGGATTAAATGTCTGGTTGTTACAAGTTATAGTACCTTTTTGCAATCGCTGTGACTGCACCAGTTTTAATgtctgtagtgttcattctagcaccctgcacctttccaatcctgtgcagttcctctttcctgcctggggtgtcgctgtcagctctggtgcttctcagcacacacaggtctgtatcacagcactgagtaacagatcagagtgtgctgagaagcaccagagcagagagcgacaccccaggcaggaaagaggaactgcacaggattggaaaggtgcagggtgctagaacgaACACTAGTCTGTCAGTGTATGTTGcggatttattcatttattttttttacaaggaaaCACGAAGATGACCGGCGTTATCCGTGTCCGGTGGATGGTTGCGGGAAATCGTTTACAAGAGCAGAGCACTTAAAGGGTCACAGAATTACTCACCTGGGTACTAAACCCTTTGAGTGCCCTGTGGAGGGTAAGCCTCGTTTTATCAGTCACATACATATAATCCTAGTGCATGCTTTGCCTGTGCTATGTGAGTACCAAAGACTCCTTCTGCTTGGTGTGACTGACAGAAAATATTTTGTTTATTGGTGAGAATAAAGCTCCGGTACTGGACGTATGATGCGGACTATTTACAAAGCCGTGTTGCCACATCTGAGATCGCTCTGTAGCTTGGCATCCTAATGTCGTTATGAGGTTTACTAGTGAGCCTGACGCTGAAAATAAATCTGATCTTGGTTGATGTACTAACATTCTCTACATACATGGTGTTTTATACCTACTTACAGTAATCCGTAAGGGTGAGGGTACGATATTGCAGTATAGTATGGTCTCTCCCTCTCATCTGCTGAACTTTTACCTGTTCTTCTGCATCAGGTTGTGGAGCCAAGTTTTCCGCCCGCAGCAGTTTATACATCCATTCCAAAAAGCACCTCCAGGACGTGGATGCCTCAAAGAGCCGCTGTTCCGTGTCCAACTGCAGCAAGATCTTCACTTCTAAGCAGAGCCTGAAATCTCACATGGTGAAACAGCACGGCCAAGGTGAGGGCAAAATAAACTGTATGCTTTGTCACTACGCCGCTACGTACGCCGGGTCACCTAAGTGTCTGCCTGTTGCTCTGCGCTGCTTCCCGGCCTTTACTTTGCTTTCTCTTTCCCGCTCCGCTGCCTTGTCCCTTCCACATGCTTAGTGTTCCCACTGGCTCCAATTCTGCTGGGGTCTGTCCAGACTTCATAACATTGGGAGCTTATCATGTTTTGTAGCATCTTTAATTTTAAGATGGATTATTATATGATTTACTGTCTTTGTTTTAGACCTAGAAGCCGCCAGCTCCCTGACACCCAGCAGTGAACTCACAAGCTCGGCCCAGAGCGACCTCAGCAATCTGGACCTGTCCTCCCTCTTCACGAACGTGTCCTCCGGTGGGTCCGGGATCTCGGCTGACTTGACCCTGGTCAACTCTGGAATACTAACCATCGATGTGTCTTCTGTGAGATCTACGCTAGGCGGCAACCTGACAACCAACAATAACTCTCTGGCCCATCCCGTAGACCCTTTGGTGTTGGTGTCAAACAATGAAAGCCATCACAGTTTGGAGAGCTCCCTATTGCTCGGAGCCGCCGCGTCCATCCTTCAGCAGGGCAACCTACACCTGGACGATGTACAGACTGTAAACGCGGAGGCCCTGGGTTCCCTGGCTTCTCTGTCAATGAGAGGTTCCAACCAGGACCTGCACGCCCTTACATCCACCAACAACCTTACTATAGATTCATCTACTCTAACCCCTTCTGTTAGCCTGGCCACAAGCAGCTCCATGCCCGAATTGCTGACGCAGGTGAAAGCGGAAGGAAGCCTGTTGCCGAGTTCAGAGGTCGTAGGTCAGCAAGAGGGGAGTAAAGTGGTAACACAGTTCGTCTTTCCCAACCCCACAGGCACCTACAGTTCTCAGAAAGAAACAGAGTTTAGCCCTGTGGCCGGGAGCTCTGTAGTGGTAAGTGCTGTTTATTACAAGCCCTCTGATATAATTCCCTGCTTCCGGTTTATTGGACTGTAGTTGTCACATGACGGCTTGTTTCATTACCACATCATCTAGGGAACCTTTTCCTGGCATCTGATTCCTGAAGAGTTGCTACTTGTGACTTGCTTCCTAGTGAAATTGCAACATGGACTCCTACAGGCCTGGGGTCAGGGCAGAAACGCAGGGGCTGATCTAGAGTTGGAACAAGTGCACTGGTGCATAGTTTATCTGGTGTGTTCGTGCTGCATGTGCTGGTACTAGTGATTCAGAGGCCTACACGCTTCAGTGTCCCCCATTTGCACGTAAAAGGGCATAATGACGTGTCCTTGGGTAGTCCGTGATCAGAGAGGGCCTGTCAATGGAACTTCGGTCTATGCAGAGTCTGCTACAAGCATAACGGTCTCCAGACTTCTCTACTGCACCAGGGATAAGGCTGGTAATGACGCCTATCAAACCAAGCATATGGATAGGGGCACTTTGCTATTGACCAATGTTTCTGCTACTGCACGGGAGCCGCAGTGCACGTGTCGCAACACTGCTGTGGTATCAGACACGGGGGGCCAATTCATGTTTGAACACAATTGCGATTCTCTAGGGTGCAGTCGCCCACCGGATCCATCACAAACGTATTCACAGTTGTGTACACGTTCTCAGCCTGTACACTAAAACGAGGAACATCAGGGCTAAGAGCTGGTCTATTGTTACACAGACTGGACACCGCAGTAGCCATGCAGGTGCCATGGTTTAGCACGTACAAGCCCTCCGCCGCCAGCAGATACAAgcgccgaaaatggccatgacgtcTGCGTTTTACCAGCCACTCCCCCTAAACTCTGTTATCGCCTCCCAaatcatcacttcctgtcaatcactcttccatgaaatcctcattgtgagaGAGAGCTCGGTGTGATCGagacacatgcgcagtctgccaacaatccccccccccctgttgcgcGATAATCtgccattgtgtacaaacatgatttAGGCCACAGTGTGAGGAGGAGACCGTTTCACAAAACTGAAGTGTGTGGCAATGCCGAGGCCAGTCTTCTGACGTAGATTTACTGGCGTTGGCAGTGTAGATGTGGTCTTTGGGCTACTCGGGtatgtagtgttcacgctaggctggttCAGCAGCGTGCAGTGCCCTGCCCGATTTGAGAACTGCCAAATGCAGGCAGGGAGCCCTTTTAgcagtgccctgctaaaacagcgtaCCCGTGCCTTCCCACTTgctggctgcagtgtcccgcaggtgggAAAGCTTGCGGTTGCCAATTACCGGCATGACAGTGAGGGGACAGCTTGGGTGCAGCACAGCATGTCCTTGAGTGGGCATGCCCCCTCTTCGGGCGCACGTGCATAGGACCCCCTGTCTGCAACCTAACTGGGACACAGGATGCCCGATGGTTACGCTGTTGATCCGGTGCTGCGTCTCCAGCCAGTTGATCACAGGCGGCTTTTGCATATTTTCAGTCACGGCTGTGCCATTTGCATCCACCTCCTGAATCggctccaagggcctaattcagagttgagggatggatgggggggggggcagatataacatttgcagagagttagatttgggtgtggtgagttcaatctgcaatctaaattgcagtgtaaaaataaagcagccagtatttaccctgcacagaaacgatataacccacccaaatctaactctctatgcacatgttacatctgccccacctgcagtgcccatggttttgcccaactgctaacatttgctgctacgatcaactctgaattaccccccccaagATCTGCAGTAAGCATTACTTCTCTCCACTCTCCATCAAAAGTAAAGCGAATGGTGATCCTTGGCAGAAGTAATAGTAATACCCGGTGCTACAGGACCACCCCATGCATTACCCACACACGCCCCGAATGGATGCAATCTATCAATGAATATCAGCTGGGGCTAGGCACTGTACTGGCACATTAAGAAGTGTACTTTGCAGTAAATGTGTAGAAGTGGGCACCATGTTTTCCTGTAGTCACACATGGTTTGACAAGTGTCAGTCCTTCTATCTGTTCTGAAAGTATTCTGGTTATTAAAGTATTTTATAGATCATTAATAATTCAGGGGCTTGAGAAAGCCTTGTGAGGGATTGAGCATGGCAGTATTGGCATtaacccctttcccccccccccctgattccAGGAGAGCGGGGGCTCGGCGAGGACAGACTACAGAGCCATTCAGCTGGCCAAGAGCAAGAAGAAGGGAGGAAGCAGCACAGGTGAGCGGAGTGGCTGGTATGGGGGTGCGGCTGCTTATTCTGCCATGTgatctaagctccgcccccttcctggCAGAACTGCCCCAGAACTTGCCAGTGTAATATCACAGAGCTGGCTGTGATAGCGGAACTAAAGCGAGAACTCCATGTATAGCGTTTGTAGGTTATAAATGGTTATTGTGTCCTGCTGTAAAGACTTGCTATATTGTACAGTTGCGGCGAGTCTGTTGGGGGGTGACCGCGGCCATATTAAGCCCGTTTATTTGCCAGCCCTTCTACACTTTGACGTAATAGTTTGGAGCCACGTTTGTgtctcctttctctaacgtcctaagtggatgctggggactccgtaaggaccatggggaatagcggctccgcaggagactgggcacatctaaagaaagctttaggactatctggtgtgcactggctcctccccctatgaccctcctccaagcctcagttagatctctgtgcccgaacgagaagggtgcacactaggggctctcctgagctcttagtgaaaagtttaaataggttttttattttcagtgagacctgctggcaacaggctcactgcatcgagggactaaggggagaagaagcgaactcacctgcgtgcagagtggattgggcttcttaggctactggacattagctccagagggacgatcacaggcccagccatggatgggtcccagagccgcgccgctggcccccttacagagccagaaggcagaagaggtccggaaaatcggcggcagaagacgtcctgtcttcaacaaggtagcgcacagcactgcagctgtgcgccattgctctcagcacacttcacactccggtcactgagggtgcagggcgctgggggggggggcgccctgagacgcaataaaaacaccttggatggcaaaaaaatgcatcacatatagctcctgggctatatggatgcatttaacccctgccagaatccataaaaaagcaggagaaaagtccgcgaaaaaggggcggagcctatctcctcagcacactggcgccattttccctcaccgctccgttggagggaagctccctgtctctcccctgcagtcactacactacagaaagggttaaaaaaagagaggggggcactaatttggcgcagtattaactatacagcagctataaggggaaaaacacttatataaggttatccctgtatatatatagcgctctggtgtgtgctggcaaactctccctctgtctccccaaagggctagtggggtcctgtcctctatcagagcattccctgtgtgtgtgctgtatgtcggtgcttttgtgtcgacatgtatgaggagaaaaatgatgtggagacggagcagattgcctgtaatagtgatgtcaccccctagggggtcgacacctgagtggatgaactgttgaaaggaattacgtgacagtgtcagctctgtataaaagacagtggttgacatgagacagccggctactcagcttgtgcctgtccagacgtctcgtaggccgtcaggggctctaaagcgcccgttacctcagatggcagatatagacgccgacacggatactgactccagtgtcgacggtgaagagacgaatgtgacttccagtagggccacacgttacatgattgaggcaatgaaaaatgttttacacatttctgataatacgagtaccaccaaaaaaggggtattatgttcggtgaggaaaaactacctgtagttttcctgaatctgagaaattaaatgaggtgtgtgatgatgcgtgggtttcccccgataacaacggataatttctaaaatgttattggcattatatcctttcccgccagaggttagggtgtgttgggaaacaccccctaggggggataaagcgctcacacgcttgtaagggc
Proteins encoded in this window:
- the ZXDC gene encoding zinc finger protein ZXDC isoform X4 translates to MEIQGPAGQRQQDGGPGLPAQREEGSEDEDRAVAGTGGGGGNVYPIYMVVNLGASTDSPAAASDSTELPRPSAAPDLGYLTVRLENGVLTLGTREAPESGEIAESRPHPRPGSHSAPATPQQAWASDLSPQGDPSSISTAQHSFSEGLDDVDMVLRDPEDEHVTSFLVGDIGELQVNLGEALDLARKGVLLVFRCPEPGCAKAFDRKQQLKVHLLSHTEDQRPFKCHLDDCGWSFTTLYKLKRHLQSHDKQRPFPCETPGCGKSFTTVYNLKAHLKAHEMENQFRCEACGDSFPTATKLGAHRRAHFEPERPYKCEFHGCDKTFITVTALFSHHRAHVREQELFTCSFPGCNKQYDKACRLKIHLRSHTGCGAKFSARSSLYIHSKKHLQDVDASKSRCSVSNCSKIFTSKQSLKSHMVKQHGQDLEAASSLTPSSELTSSAQSDLSNLDLSSLFTNVSSGGSGISADLTLVNSGILTIDVSSVRSTLGGNLTTNNNSLAHPVDPLVLVSNNESHHSLESSLLLGAAASILQQGNLHLDDVQTVNAEALGSLASLSMRGSNQDLHALTSTNNLTIDSSTLTPSVSLATSSSMPELLTQVKAEGSLLPSSEVVGQQEGSKVVTQFVFPNPTGTYSSQKETEFSPVAGSSVVESGGSARTDYRAIQLAKSKKKGGSSTGSPQKKSKGTKPNSVVSPTGNRFGGSVVVPNSGLTIRDPATGAQYVQIQLLQDDPPGDGDLPFQLNAQSPAAHTPLTVDLPVHILQEPHASTEEEATSDNSQFTGSTINLQDLE
- the ZXDC gene encoding zinc finger protein ZXDC isoform X2 gives rise to the protein MEIQGPAGQRQQDGGPGLPAQREEGSEDEDRAVAGTGGGGGNVYPIYMVVNLGASTDSPAAASDSTELPRPSAAPDLGYLTVRLENGVLTLGTREAPESGEIAESRPHPRPGSHSAPATPQQAWASDLSPQGDPSSISTAQHSFSEGLDDVDMVLRDPEDEHVTSFLVGDIGELQVNLGEALDLARKGVLLVFRCPEPGCAKAFDRKQQLKVHLLSHTEDQRPFKCHLDDCGWSFTTLYKLKRHLQSHDKQRPFPCETPGCGKSFTTVYNLKAHLKAHEMENQFRCEACGDSFPTATKLGAHRRAHFEPERPYKCEFHGCDKTFITVTALFSHHRAHVREQELFTCSFPGCNKQYDKACRLKIHLRSHTGERPFICDFESCGSSFTSMSKLLRHKRKHEDDRRYPCPVDGCGKSFTRAEHLKGHRITHLGTKPFECPVEGCGAKFSARSSLYIHSKKHLQDVDASKSRCSVSNCSKIFTSKQSLKSHMVKQHGQDLEAASSLTPSSELTSSAQSDLSNLDLSSLFTNVSSGGSGISADLTLVNSGILTIDVSSVRSTLGGNLTTNNNSLAHPVDPLVLVSNNESHHSLESSLLLGAAASILQQGNLHLDDVQTVNAEALGSLASLSMRGSNQDLHALTSTNNLTIDSSTLTPSVSLATSSSMPELLTQVKAEGSLLPSSEVVGQQEGSKVVTQFVFPNPTGTYSSQKETEFSPVAGSSVVESGGSARTDYRAIQLAKSKKKGGSSTGSPQKKSKGTKPNSVVSPTGNRFGGSVVVPNSGLTIRDPATGAQYVQIQLLQDDPPGDGDLPFQLNAQSPAAHTPLTVDLPVHILQEVP